From Flavipsychrobacter sp., a single genomic window includes:
- the rplK gene encoding 50S ribosomal protein L11 — MAKEISGYVKLQCRGGQANPAPPIGPALGAKGVNIMDFCKQFNARTQDQQGKVLPVVITVYADKSFDFVIKTAPAAVQLMEAAKIKKGSKESNRNKVGKVTWEQVEVIAKDKMADLNCFTVESAMRMVAGTARSMGLTVNGAAPWDN, encoded by the coding sequence ATGGCTAAAGAAATTTCTGGCTATGTAAAGCTGCAGTGTAGAGGCGGCCAAGCAAATCCGGCACCGCCAATTGGTCCTGCACTAGGTGCGAAGGGTGTCAACATTATGGACTTCTGTAAGCAATTCAATGCTCGCACGCAAGACCAACAAGGAAAAGTACTTCCTGTAGTAATCACGGTATATGCTGACAAGTCTTTCGACTTCGTAATCAAAACAGCTCCTGCTGCGGTTCAACTTATGGAAGCTGCTAAGATCAAAAAAGGATCTAAAGAATCTAACCGAAACAAAGTTGGTAAGGTTACATGGGAACAAGTAGAGGTTATTGCCAAAGATAAAATGGCTGACCTTAACTGTTTTACTGTAGAAAGTGCTATGCGCATGGTAGCTGGAACAGCTAGAAGCATGGGCTTAACTGTAAACGGTGCTGCCCCTTGGGACAACTAA
- the rplA gene encoding 50S ribosomal protein L1 → MARLTKNRKAAEAKIDKEKHYSLEEAAALVKEINTTKFDSSIDMHIRLGIDPRKADQALRGTVSLPHGTGKTKTVLVLCTPDKEEEAKAAGADYVGLDEFVQKIESGWTDIDVVVATPSVMPKIGRLGKVLGPRNLMPNPKTGTVTNNVGAAVTDVKGGKISFKVDKAGIIHASVGRVSFEPNKLVENAKELINTLVRMKPATAKGIYLKGISMASTMSPGLTIDTKSVS, encoded by the coding sequence ATGGCAAGATTAACTAAAAATAGAAAAGCTGCAGAAGCTAAAATAGATAAAGAAAAGCATTACTCACTGGAAGAGGCTGCTGCGTTGGTAAAAGAGATCAACACAACAAAATTTGACAGTTCTATAGATATGCACATACGTCTTGGTATTGACCCTAGAAAGGCAGACCAAGCACTAAGAGGTACAGTAAGCCTTCCTCACGGAACTGGTAAAACAAAAACTGTACTTGTACTTTGTACTCCTGACAAAGAAGAAGAGGCTAAAGCAGCTGGTGCTGACTACGTAGGTCTTGACGAATTTGTTCAGAAGATCGAAAGCGGTTGGACTGACATCGATGTAGTTGTTGCTACACCGTCAGTTATGCCTAAGATCGGTCGTTTAGGTAAAGTATTAGGACCAAGAAACCTAATGCCAAACCCTAAGACTGGTACTGTAACTAATAATGTTGGTGCTGCTGTTACTGATGTTAAAGGTGGTAAGATCTCATTCAAAGTAGATAAAGCTGGTATTATACATGCATCTGTTGGTCGTGTATCTTTCGAGCCAAACAAGCTTGTAGAAAACGCAAAAGAGTTGATCAATACTCTTGTACGTATGAAACCTGCTACAGCTAAAGGTATATACCTAAAAGGTATAAGCATGGCATCTACAATGAGCCCTGGTTTAACTATTGACACAAAAAGTGTCTCTTAA
- the rplJ gene encoding 50S ribosomal protein L10 produces MAMTPAQKNEVIDILKEKFSQYNNFYITNTDALTAEQNNNLRRICHEKNVEMKVAKNTLVRKALEQLDAERYADTYDALKGVTALMFSESAKDPAVIISSFRKDAKTEKPVLKAAFIDGDLFVGDEQLSMLKSLKSKQELIGEIIGLLQSPAKNVISGLNAGSKLAGLVKALEERASA; encoded by the coding sequence ATGGCAATGACACCTGCTCAAAAAAATGAAGTAATTGATATACTTAAAGAGAAATTCTCTCAGTATAACAATTTCTATATAACAAATACAGACGCATTAACTGCGGAACAAAATAATAACCTTCGTCGTATTTGCCACGAGAAAAACGTGGAAATGAAGGTTGCTAAAAATACATTGGTACGTAAAGCTCTTGAGCAATTAGATGCTGAGCGCTATGCAGATACTTACGATGCACTTAAGGGTGTTACGGCTCTTATGTTCTCTGAAAGTGCTAAAGACCCAGCGGTTATCATTAGCTCTTTCCGTAAAGATGCAAAAACGGAAAAACCTGTATTGAAAGCAGCGTTTATCGATGGCGACCTATTCGTCGGAGACGAACAATTATCAATGTTGAAATCACTTAAGAGCAAGCAAGAGCTTATTGGTGAGATCATCGGATTGCTACAATCTCCTGCTAAGAATGTTATCAGCGGCTTGAATGCTGGTAGTAAACTAGCTGGCTTAGTAAAAGCTTTAGAAGAAAGAGCATCCGCTTAA
- the rplL gene encoding 50S ribosomal protein L7/L12: MAELKEVAEQLVNLTVKEVNELAQILKDEYGIEPAAAAVAVAAGPAAGGDAGGAEEKSSFDVVLKSAGAAKLNVVKAVKELTGLGLKEAKELVDGAPKNVKEGVSKAEAEDIAAKLKEAGAEVELA; encoded by the coding sequence ATGGCAGAATTAAAAGAAGTTGCAGAACAACTAGTTAACCTTACAGTAAAAGAAGTTAACGAATTAGCACAAATATTGAAAGACGAGTACGGTATTGAGCCTGCTGCTGCTGCAGTAGCTGTTGCTGCTGGTCCAGCTGCTGGTGGAGACGCTGGTGGTGCAGAAGAGAAATCTTCTTTCGACGTAGTTCTTAAATCAGCTGGTGCTGCTAAACTTAACGTAGTTAAAGCTGTTAAAGAATTAACTGGTCTTGGTCTTAAAGAGGCTAAAGAATTAGTTGACGGCGCTCCTAAGAACGTTAAAGAAGGCGTTAGCAAAGCAGAAGCAGAAGATATCGCTGCTAAGCTTAAAGAAGCTGGTGCTGAAGTTGAGTTAGCTTAA
- a CDS encoding T9SS type A sorting domain-containing protein, with the protein MNLSKNKVAICIVVVLLQLLLKNSEVKAQFSIMPSSQSTICLKRDTAIFSISQNNTFPFFDTISLASIVNTAPNPNTPPTGNLTYAGVPFSISAPNTSWHSYIASGFTNIPVSASIDIPCPKQVDTIFTLINTGWGETKPNKVMTFIKLDFTNGMSVQVPLDGNVNIRDHRQYNNANNIGSSINNGFPISTQKVWSTIYNGSEYRRDMQTITIPAPYNSFFLTNVTIIDSGQTSVHRAFITGLTIHAIAPAPIVWHAGSPSGPIVPSGPAPTYTISVSPIVSTTYFAVSGDSNCTVTGTVKVIDCDTNETGIINAQNSILGNNILSNNIPNPFNDNTTIKYVVTHFEQSAQIVIYDLFGRKIAVYPIKKGDGSVIVNGENLTHGVYLYSLVIDGYRVDTKRMVLSH; encoded by the coding sequence ATGAACCTATCAAAAAATAAAGTAGCAATATGTATTGTAGTAGTTTTATTACAATTATTGTTGAAAAATAGTGAGGTGAAAGCTCAATTTAGTATTATGCCTTCATCTCAATCAACTATTTGTTTAAAACGAGACACAGCTATTTTTTCTATTAGTCAAAACAACACTTTTCCATTCTTTGATACAATAAGTCTTGCATCTATAGTCAATACTGCTCCTAATCCCAATACACCTCCAACGGGCAATCTCACATATGCAGGTGTGCCTTTTAGTATATCAGCTCCTAATACTTCTTGGCATTCTTACATTGCATCAGGTTTTACAAATATCCCAGTTTCGGCTAGTATTGATATTCCTTGCCCCAAGCAAGTAGATACTATTTTTACTCTAATTAATACAGGTTGGGGAGAAACTAAGCCTAATAAAGTCATGACATTTATAAAATTAGATTTTACAAATGGAATGTCAGTTCAAGTACCACTTGATGGGAATGTAAATATCCGTGATCACAGGCAATATAATAATGCTAATAATATAGGTAGTAGTATTAATAATGGCTTCCCTATATCAACTCAGAAAGTATGGAGTACTATTTATAATGGTAGTGAATACCGCCGTGATATGCAAACTATAACAATACCTGCGCCTTATAACAGTTTTTTTCTTACTAATGTAACAATTATTGACAGTGGACAAACAAGTGTACATCGAGCGTTCATTACAGGACTAACAATACACGCAATAGCACCTGCCCCTATTGTTTGGCATGCAGGCTCTCCATCTGGTCCTATAGTACCATCAGGCCCAGCTCCAACTTATACTATTTCTGTATCGCCAATTGTAAGTACTACGTATTTTGCAGTAAGTGGTGACAGTAATTGCACTGTAACTGGCACAGTTAAGGTTATAGATTGTGATACAAATGAAACTGGTATTATCAACGCACAAAATTCAATTTTGGGTAACAATATCCTCAGCAATAACATTCCTAATCCCTTCAATGATAATACTACCATTAAATATGTTGTAACCCATTTTGAACAGTCTGCGCAAATTGTAATTTATGATTTATTTGGTCGTAAAATTGCTGTGTATCCAATAAAAAAAGGAGATGGAAGTGTAATTGTTAATGGTGAAAATTTAACCCATGGTGTTTACTTGTATTCATTGGTAATCGATGGTTATCGTGTTGATACTAAAAGGATGGTTTTGTCTCATTAA
- the aspS gene encoding aspartate--tRNA ligase, with translation MYRTHTCGELRIKNIKEAVTLSGWVQKVRKLGAITFVDLRDRYGITQLVFSEDLNSYLEQNPIGREYVLKVEGEVIERSNKNPNMPTGDIEVDIKSCVILNESEVPPFTIEENTDGGEELRMKYRYLDLRRQPLKEKLELRYKVNRSVRNYMDTAGFWEIETPFLIKSTPEGARDFIVPSRMNEGQFYALPQSPQTFKQLLMVSGYDKYYQITKCFRDEALRADRQPEFTQLDCEMSFVDQEDILQTFEGLLKHVFEDVKGIKIEGDLPRMTWDDAMWNYGNDKPDTRFEMLLKNIKVNGKAQTDVFEGMDFKVFNEAASIIAITVPEAADYSRKQLDELTEWVKRPQIGMSGLVYIKCNEDGSYKSSIDKFLTDEMKSKLSTFCNANSGDLILLLAGGEDLTRKAACELRLELGERLGLRDNTVFKPLWVMDFPLLEEDEEEKRWVARHHPFTSPKAEHIEWLSDASKYGEIKANAYDLVLNGTEIGGGSIRIFQRDLQEKMFAALGINKEEAEEKFGFLLGAFEYGAPPHGGLALGFDRLCALLGGQETIRDFIAFPKNNAGRDVMINAPSAVEQQQLDELSLIIKE, from the coding sequence ATGTATCGTACACATACATGCGGAGAGCTACGCATTAAAAATATAAAAGAAGCAGTAACATTATCGGGTTGGGTACAAAAAGTGCGCAAGCTTGGTGCTATCACATTTGTAGACCTAAGAGATAGATATGGTATAACTCAACTGGTTTTTAGTGAGGATTTGAATAGTTATTTAGAGCAAAACCCTATAGGTAGAGAGTATGTTCTAAAAGTAGAAGGAGAAGTTATTGAACGTAGCAATAAGAACCCTAATATGCCTACAGGAGATATTGAGGTAGATATTAAAAGCTGTGTGATATTAAATGAATCAGAAGTGCCACCTTTTACCATAGAAGAGAATACGGATGGGGGTGAGGAGCTACGTATGAAGTATAGATACCTGGATTTACGCCGTCAGCCATTAAAGGAAAAGCTAGAGTTAAGGTATAAGGTCAATCGTTCTGTTAGAAACTATATGGATACAGCTGGTTTCTGGGAAATTGAGACGCCATTCCTAATAAAGTCTACACCAGAAGGTGCAAGAGATTTTATTGTGCCGTCAAGGATGAATGAAGGACAATTCTATGCTTTGCCACAAAGCCCGCAAACCTTCAAGCAGTTATTAATGGTAAGTGGTTATGATAAATATTACCAAATAACTAAATGTTTTAGAGATGAAGCATTAAGAGCGGATAGGCAACCAGAGTTTACACAGCTTGATTGTGAAATGAGTTTTGTAGATCAAGAGGATATTTTGCAAACATTTGAAGGCTTGCTAAAGCATGTATTTGAAGATGTAAAGGGGATAAAAATAGAAGGTGATCTGCCGAGGATGACGTGGGATGATGCTATGTGGAACTATGGTAATGATAAGCCAGATACACGTTTTGAAATGTTGCTAAAGAACATCAAAGTAAATGGTAAAGCTCAAACCGACGTTTTTGAGGGAATGGATTTTAAGGTGTTTAATGAGGCAGCATCTATTATTGCTATTACAGTTCCTGAGGCCGCAGATTATTCCCGTAAACAGCTAGATGAGTTAACAGAGTGGGTGAAGCGTCCGCAAATAGGTATGAGCGGGCTAGTGTATATAAAATGTAACGAAGATGGCAGTTATAAGAGTAGTATAGATAAGTTTCTTACAGATGAAATGAAGAGCAAATTATCGACATTCTGTAATGCAAATAGTGGAGATCTAATTTTGCTATTGGCAGGTGGTGAAGATTTGACTAGAAAAGCCGCTTGTGAATTGAGATTAGAACTTGGGGAAAGATTAGGACTCAGAGATAATACTGTATTCAAACCTCTTTGGGTTATGGACTTCCCTTTGTTAGAAGAAGATGAGGAAGAGAAGAGATGGGTAGCAAGGCATCATCCATTTACATCTCCCAAGGCAGAACATATTGAATGGCTGTCTGACGCTTCTAAATATGGCGAAATAAAGGCAAATGCTTACGATCTGGTACTAAATGGTACTGAAATAGGGGGTGGGTCTATAAGAATATTCCAAAGAGATCTGCAGGAAAAGATGTTTGCAGCTTTGGGCATTAATAAAGAAGAAGCAGAAGAGAAGTTTGGCTTCCTATTAGGGGCTTTTGAGTACGGAGCGCCCCCTCATGGTGGTCTTGCTCTAGGGTTCGACAGGTTGTGTGCGTTACTTGGAGGTCAGGAAACCATTAGGGATTTTATAGCTTTCCCAAAAAACAATGCAGGAAGAGATGTCATGATAAATGCACCATCAGCCGTTGAACAGCAACAACTTGACGAATTGTCTCTAATTATTAAAGAATAA
- a CDS encoding prolyl oligopeptidase family serine peptidase: MKRYSLVTTLALLSIMSCKTEQNPEFTGTYPETKKVDQVDEYFGTKVQDPYRWLEDDLSEETKDWVTRQNKVTFDYLNNIPFKKDIVDRLTGLWNYEKFSAPFKEGEYTYFYKNDGLQNQSVLYRQKEGSDPVVFLDPNKFSADGTTSMAGLSFTKDGSLCSYLISEGGSDWRKVIVLNAENGQQIGDTLYDVKFSGVSWKGNEGFYYSSYDKPKEGSELSGKTQFHKLYYHQLGTPQSSDQLIFGGEQTPRRYIGGYVTEDENFLVISAANATYGNELYLKDLSKSNSKIVPIVTGFKNEHDIIYSDNGKLYILTNVDAPNRKLVTVDAGNPSPENWQDLIAESEFPLRASTCGGKLFVSYLKDAVSEVHQYNLDGTKVRTIELPGLGSAGGFGGKKEETELYYSYTSYIYPPTIFKYDIESGESVEYKRSGVKFNPEEYESKQVFYASKDGTKVPMILTYKKGLKLNGKNPTLLYGYGGFNISLSPSFSVSNIVFMENGGIYAVANLRGGGEYGDKWHDAGTKMNKQNVFDDFIAAAEYLIAENYTSSDYLAIAGGSNGGLLVGACMTQRPDLYKVCFPAVGVMDMLRYNKFTAGAGWAYDYGTAEDSKEMFEYLYNYSPVHNAKEGTCYPATMVTTGDHDDRVVPAHSFKFAAAIQAAQSCKNPTLIRIAVNAGHGAGKPTSMIIEEQADKWSFLFYNMGLSYNK, translated from the coding sequence ATGAAGAGATATTCTTTAGTAACAACCTTAGCTTTGTTAAGTATTATGAGTTGTAAAACAGAACAAAACCCTGAGTTTACAGGTACTTATCCTGAAACTAAAAAAGTGGATCAGGTTGATGAGTATTTTGGTACAAAGGTGCAAGACCCATATAGATGGCTTGAGGACGATTTGTCTGAAGAAACAAAAGACTGGGTTACTCGTCAAAACAAGGTTACGTTCGACTATTTAAATAACATTCCGTTCAAGAAAGATATTGTTGATAGACTAACAGGCTTATGGAACTATGAAAAATTTAGTGCTCCTTTCAAAGAGGGGGAGTATACCTATTTCTACAAGAACGATGGCTTGCAAAATCAGTCAGTATTATATAGGCAAAAGGAGGGGAGTGATCCTGTAGTTTTCTTAGACCCAAACAAATTTTCTGCTGATGGTACTACCTCTATGGCAGGACTCAGTTTTACTAAGGATGGTAGCTTGTGCTCTTATTTGATCTCAGAAGGAGGTTCAGATTGGAGAAAAGTAATCGTATTGAATGCAGAAAATGGACAGCAAATAGGTGATACATTATATGATGTAAAGTTCAGTGGTGTATCTTGGAAAGGAAATGAAGGTTTTTATTATAGCAGTTATGATAAACCTAAAGAGGGTAGTGAGCTTTCAGGAAAAACGCAATTCCACAAATTATACTATCACCAGTTAGGTACTCCTCAATCGTCAGATCAGCTTATTTTTGGCGGAGAGCAAACCCCAAGAAGATACATTGGTGGTTACGTCACCGAAGATGAAAACTTCTTGGTAATATCGGCAGCTAATGCTACATACGGTAATGAGTTGTATTTAAAAGACCTTTCAAAGTCTAATAGTAAAATTGTACCGATAGTTACTGGATTTAAAAATGAGCATGACATTATATATTCAGATAATGGCAAGTTATATATCCTTACAAATGTTGATGCACCCAATAGAAAGTTAGTTACTGTTGATGCTGGTAATCCTTCTCCTGAAAATTGGCAAGACTTAATTGCTGAGTCTGAATTCCCGTTAAGAGCTAGTACTTGTGGTGGTAAACTATTTGTTAGCTACTTGAAAGATGCAGTGTCAGAAGTACATCAATATAACCTAGACGGAACTAAAGTGAGAACTATTGAATTACCTGGTTTGGGTTCTGCTGGTGGTTTTGGTGGTAAAAAGGAGGAAACAGAGCTTTACTACTCTTACACATCTTATATATATCCGCCGACAATATTTAAGTATGATATTGAATCAGGTGAATCTGTAGAGTATAAAAGGTCGGGTGTTAAGTTTAATCCTGAAGAATATGAAAGTAAGCAAGTTTTCTATGCCTCTAAAGATGGCACTAAAGTGCCAATGATACTTACCTATAAGAAAGGCCTGAAATTGAATGGCAAGAACCCTACATTATTATACGGTTACGGTGGCTTTAATATCAGTCTTTCTCCTTCATTCAGTGTAAGTAATATTGTATTCATGGAGAATGGTGGTATATATGCTGTAGCTAACCTAAGAGGTGGTGGAGAGTATGGTGATAAATGGCATGATGCAGGTACTAAAATGAATAAGCAAAATGTTTTTGATGACTTTATAGCTGCTGCTGAGTATCTAATTGCAGAAAACTATACTTCATCAGACTATTTAGCTATTGCAGGAGGTTCTAATGGAGGTTTGTTAGTAGGAGCATGTATGACACAGCGCCCTGATTTATATAAAGTATGTTTCCCTGCTGTTGGTGTTATGGATATGCTGCGTTATAATAAATTTACTGCTGGTGCAGGATGGGCATACGATTATGGTACAGCTGAAGACAGTAAAGAAATGTTTGAATATCTATATAATTATTCGCCGGTACATAATGCTAAAGAAGGTACTTGTTACCCAGCTACAATGGTAACAACGGGTGACCATGATGATAGAGTTGTGCCTGCTCACTCATTTAAGTTTGCGGCTGCTATACAAGCTGCACAAAGTTGTAAGAATCCTACATTGATAAGAATAGCTGTTAATGCTGGGCATGGTGCAGGTAAACCAACGTCTATGATCATAGAAGAACAGGCAGACAAATGGTCTTTCTTATTTTATAACATGGGACTTAGTTATAATAAATAA